The proteins below come from a single Pelagibaculum spongiae genomic window:
- a CDS encoding PA4780 family RIO1-like protein kinase, with product MKIPKRLQPLVDDGIVDKVLRQLMSGKEATVYVVQCGDEVRCAKVYKDVSQRSFKNAVLYNEGRKVRNGRNARAMQKGSKFGLEQQEEIWQNTEIDALYKFADAGIRVPQAYGCFGGILLMELITDADGFAAPRLNDVSMSEADALTDHATMMDYVVRMLSVGVIHGDLSEFNVLVDANGPVVIDLPQAVDAAGNNNARKMLLRDVNNMTQYYSQFAPSLATTRYGEEIWEIFEAGDLSPKTVLTGEFADSEIAADVDEVLHEIDSAFEEELGRREGWLEDIDD from the coding sequence ATGAAGATACCTAAAAGACTCCAGCCATTGGTTGACGATGGCATTGTAGACAAAGTATTGCGACAGTTAATGAGTGGCAAAGAAGCAACGGTATATGTTGTGCAGTGTGGCGATGAGGTTCGCTGCGCCAAGGTGTATAAAGACGTTAGCCAGCGCAGTTTTAAAAACGCGGTGCTTTATAACGAAGGGCGCAAGGTGCGCAACGGTCGTAATGCCCGCGCCATGCAAAAGGGCTCTAAGTTTGGCCTAGAGCAGCAAGAAGAGATTTGGCAAAACACCGAAATTGATGCCTTGTATAAGTTTGCCGATGCCGGTATTCGAGTGCCGCAAGCTTATGGTTGTTTTGGCGGCATTTTGCTGATGGAACTCATCACTGATGCCGATGGTTTTGCGGCACCTCGCTTGAATGATGTCAGTATGTCTGAAGCCGATGCGCTGACGGATCATGCCACCATGATGGATTATGTAGTGCGCATGTTAAGCGTGGGTGTAATTCACGGTGACCTGTCAGAATTTAATGTGCTGGTTGATGCGAATGGCCCGGTGGTTATCGATTTACCCCAAGCAGTCGATGCTGCAGGTAATAATAACGCTAGAAAAATGCTGTTACGCGATGTGAATAATATGACCCAGTATTATTCGCAGTTTGCGCCAAGTTTAGCGACCACTCGTTACGGCGAAGAAATTTGGGAGATTTTTGAGGCCGGCGACTTAAGCCCTAAAACTGTTTTGACTGGCGAGTTTGCTGACTCTGAAATTGCTGCCGATGTTGATGAGGTGCTGCATGAAATCGACTCTGCATTTGAAGAAGAGCTAGGCCGCCGAGAGGGCTGGCTGGAAGATATTGACGATTAA
- the msrB gene encoding peptide-methionine (R)-S-oxide reductase MsrB, with protein MKKFSIAGIAGLVIASAAFMVGCAPVATSDNAQADAVQPAALEAAAPVAVYKPGEYAKAPLTKEQLRAKLTDVEYYVTQQSGTERPFGRGTWNNKADGIYVDVVSGEPLFSSKDKYKSGTGWPSFSRPLVSSNIVEKADNTLFASRVEVRSKNADSHLGHVFTDGPQPTGLRYCMNSASMRFVPVNQLVAQGYGEYLPLFK; from the coding sequence ATGAAGAAATTTTCTATTGCAGGTATTGCCGGATTGGTTATTGCATCAGCAGCATTTATGGTTGGTTGTGCGCCTGTGGCAACCTCTGACAATGCTCAGGCAGATGCCGTCCAACCTGCTGCGCTTGAAGCGGCTGCTCCGGTTGCTGTGTATAAGCCAGGCGAATACGCCAAAGCACCACTGACCAAAGAGCAACTGCGCGCCAAGCTGACTGACGTAGAATATTACGTGACCCAGCAAAGCGGCACCGAGCGACCATTTGGTAGAGGTACTTGGAATAATAAAGCTGACGGTATTTATGTTGATGTGGTTTCAGGTGAGCCATTATTTAGCTCTAAAGATAAATATAAGTCAGGTACTGGCTGGCCGAGCTTTAGTCGCCCGCTAGTGTCTAGTAACATTGTTGAAAAAGCAGATAATACTTTATTTGCCAGCCGAGTTGAGGTTCGCTCTAAAAATGCAGACTCTCACTTGGGGCACGTTTTTACCGATGGCCCACAACCAACAGGGTTACGTTATTGCATGAACTCTGCGTCAATGCGTTTTGTGCCCGTTAATCAATTAGTTGCGCAGGGGTACGGCGAGTATTTGCCGCTGTTTAAATAG
- a CDS encoding putative adhesin, whose translation MSPIKFILNGHGGWTIKNGFCRVPLNSWMIFYHQINRMLSADKIYSMIDLDLSRESSLDNFDSINDQLTQVPNMTLHPNREDDMSYDAILKEHNLASGSSFIFVDFDEPKNLDWVMAALRQEVTHVYDVGTEIEFHWGACRVTDLNSTGGKYLGINANMDNRADDGSYRVLDNATHQIESLILRDPFNNQVEKLGRVIPRPTPTRRRPASAPPSPAPRRNISPPTPTPRRHSATAPPTPTPRKRPGSAPPTAAPRRSSPASAIEVIRSSLPVAAPRKKK comes from the coding sequence ATGAGTCCCATTAAGTTCATTCTTAACGGGCATGGAGGCTGGACGATTAAAAATGGATTTTGTAGAGTACCTTTAAATTCCTGGATGATATTTTATCATCAAATAAACCGTATGCTTTCAGCAGATAAAATATACAGCATGATTGATTTAGATTTATCCAGAGAAAGTAGTCTGGATAACTTCGACAGTATTAATGATCAATTAACACAAGTCCCCAACATGACGCTCCATCCCAACAGAGAAGACGACATGTCGTACGATGCAATACTTAAAGAACATAACCTAGCCTCAGGAAGCTCATTTATTTTTGTCGATTTTGACGAACCCAAAAATCTGGATTGGGTAATGGCTGCATTACGTCAAGAAGTCACACATGTATATGATGTCGGTACAGAAATTGAATTCCATTGGGGCGCTTGCAGAGTCACCGACTTGAATAGCACCGGAGGAAAGTACCTTGGTATAAATGCCAATATGGACAATCGGGCTGATGATGGTTCCTATCGTGTGTTGGATAATGCGACTCACCAGATTGAGTCCTTGATATTACGTGACCCTTTTAACAATCAGGTTGAAAAACTTGGCAGAGTTATTCCAAGGCCAACACCTACTAGAAGACGACCAGCATCAGCTCCGCCATCTCCAGCACCACGGCGTAATATTTCTCCACCAACTCCGACGCCAAGACGCCACTCTGCTACTGCACCACCAACACCGACGCCACGAAAAAGGCCCGGCTCAGCCCCGCCAACAGCTGCACCAAGAAGGTCTTCTCCAGCAAGCGCAATTGAGGTCATTCGCTCTTCACTCCCGGTTGCTGCGCCACGTAAAAAAAAATAA
- the thiD gene encoding bifunctional hydroxymethylpyrimidine kinase/phosphomethylpyrimidine kinase yields MNQPTKGQPVSQQPVVLCLSGLDPSGGAGLSADIESIAAQGGHCAGIATALTVQNSRGVSDFQPISRDFIARQLAELLDDMQFSAIKTGMLADANLAKLVCNLAQDHAESPLVIDPVIKAGKRSLALPDLIDALRELIGHATVCTPNLPEAAVLAECDEDEIDLMVRWFANTGCRYLLLTGGQCDNQRVINRLYDLQSNPLQDPKLIQTLSWPRLTGEFHGTGCTLAATLATRLALGESMQTASRKAQTFTWKSLQSPCTPGTGQQFPNRLGK; encoded by the coding sequence ATGAACCAGCCAACAAAAGGCCAGCCGGTAAGCCAACAACCGGTGGTGTTATGTTTGTCAGGTCTCGATCCATCCGGTGGTGCAGGTTTATCTGCCGACATTGAATCGATCGCAGCTCAAGGTGGCCATTGTGCCGGTATTGCAACTGCACTGACGGTGCAAAACAGTCGCGGTGTTAGCGACTTTCAACCCATCAGCCGCGATTTTATTGCCCGCCAGCTGGCTGAACTGTTAGATGATATGCAATTTTCTGCGATTAAAACCGGCATGTTGGCCGATGCCAATTTAGCCAAACTGGTGTGTAATTTAGCGCAAGATCATGCCGAAAGCCCGCTAGTCATCGACCCAGTAATTAAAGCTGGCAAGCGCAGCTTGGCACTGCCTGATTTAATTGATGCATTGCGCGAACTGATTGGCCATGCCACGGTTTGCACCCCTAATTTGCCAGAAGCTGCGGTATTAGCTGAATGTGATGAAGATGAAATTGACCTGATGGTTCGTTGGTTTGCTAATACCGGTTGCCGCTATTTGCTATTAACCGGCGGTCAATGCGACAACCAGCGAGTGATTAATCGTCTGTACGATTTACAATCCAACCCATTGCAAGACCCTAAGCTGATTCAAACCCTCAGCTGGCCACGACTTACCGGTGAATTTCACGGCACTGGCTGCACATTGGCAGCCACTTTAGCCACTCGTTTAGCATTGGGTGAAAGCATGCAAACTGCCAGCCGAAAAGCACAAACCTTTACCTGGAAATCATTGCAAAGCCCCTGTACGCCGGGTACAGGTCAACAATTTCCCAATCGGCTCGGCAAATAA
- the hemJ gene encoding protoporphyrinogen oxidase HemJ: MLWIKAFHIIAMVCWFAGLFYLPRLFVYHASTEDQAGKDRFHIMERKLYRGIMNPSMMVTVILGLAMLIPNWEFYKSMGWMHVKLTLVAILIGYHIYCGKLMRRFATDDNHKSHVFYRWFNEFPVLILLGVVILVVVRPF; the protein is encoded by the coding sequence ATGCTTTGGATAAAAGCTTTTCATATTATCGCGATGGTCTGCTGGTTTGCTGGACTGTTCTATTTGCCGCGTTTGTTTGTTTATCACGCATCAACTGAAGATCAGGCAGGTAAAGATCGGTTTCATATCATGGAACGAAAACTATATCGCGGCATTATGAACCCCTCGATGATGGTGACGGTGATTCTTGGTCTGGCGATGTTAATTCCCAATTGGGAGTTTTATAAAAGCATGGGCTGGATGCACGTAAAGCTGACACTGGTCGCGATACTCATTGGCTACCACATATACTGCGGCAAATTAATGCGCCGTTTTGCCACCGACGACAATCACAAAAGCCATGTGTTTTATCGTTGGTTTAACGAATTTCCAGTGCTGATCTTACTTGGCGTGGTCATTCTGGTAGTGGTTCGACCTTTTTAA
- a CDS encoding GNAT family N-acetyltransferase, which yields MRQLCITQDEDPEDITPELRQAILTRPESFLQSGQGQINCVLTLEYLKSNTLIGYIELEHSPNFPVGKLSLFIRYMYVFRSLRGQGLSRILLAATINISRQEQYPNITAKSTGQLEEYYEKIGFYKEVEIHILALDHGLKPQNYRSLFIKYPQIAGIHCENTPTKKIAKD from the coding sequence ATTAGGCAGCTGTGTATTACTCAAGATGAAGATCCCGAAGATATTACCCCCGAACTTCGCCAGGCTATATTAACTCGTCCTGAAAGCTTCCTTCAATCCGGACAGGGTCAGATCAATTGTGTTCTGACCTTAGAATATTTAAAATCCAACACGTTAATTGGATATATCGAACTTGAGCATTCACCAAATTTCCCTGTAGGGAAACTATCTCTATTTATTAGATATATGTATGTTTTTCGTTCACTTCGCGGACAAGGTCTTTCAAGAATTTTACTGGCTGCAACTATAAACATTTCTAGACAAGAGCAATACCCTAACATTACTGCAAAAAGCACAGGTCAGCTTGAAGAATATTATGAAAAAATTGGATTTTACAAAGAAGTTGAAATTCATATACTTGCATTAGACCATGGATTGAAACCACAAAACTATCGATCGCTTTTCATTAAATACCCTCAGATCGCCGGCATTCATTGCGAAAACACTCCAACAAAAAAAATAGCTAAAGACTAA
- the thiE gene encoding thiamine phosphate synthase codes for MTHDQKLACLRGLYVITDEQLTAGDSLAKKLEAALEGGAKVVQYRDKSHGFDYRLAQALRAQTLCFAYDALFLINDDIELASYMLADGVHLGQSDISLTEAREKLGERAIIGISCEGSIELAEKAVEQGADYIAFGAIYPSKTKPDAATISVDVVQQAKQKFTLPVCAIGGIELSNAQPLLNTGCDMLAVVNSVFGQDDIQQAATSFSQMFEEN; via the coding sequence GTGACCCACGATCAGAAGTTAGCTTGCCTGCGCGGCCTTTATGTCATTACCGATGAACAACTCACCGCTGGCGATAGCTTGGCTAAAAAACTGGAAGCCGCATTAGAAGGTGGCGCCAAAGTGGTTCAGTACCGGGATAAAAGCCACGGTTTTGATTATCGACTGGCACAGGCACTTCGAGCGCAAACCTTATGCTTTGCTTACGATGCCCTGTTTCTAATCAATGACGATATCGAACTCGCTTCTTATATGCTGGCAGACGGCGTTCATCTCGGTCAAAGCGATATATCGCTAACCGAAGCTCGAGAAAAACTGGGTGAAAGAGCCATCATCGGTATTAGCTGTGAAGGCTCAATCGAGCTGGCAGAAAAAGCCGTCGAGCAAGGTGCTGACTATATCGCCTTCGGCGCGATCTACCCTTCCAAAACCAAACCCGATGCGGCCACGATTTCGGTGGATGTTGTACAACAAGCCAAACAAAAATTTACGCTACCGGTCTGTGCGATTGGTGGCATTGAACTGAGTAATGCCCAGCCCTTGCTGAATACTGGCTGTGACATGCTTGCGGTGGTGAATAGCGTTTTTGGACAAGACGATATTCAACAAGCTGCCACAAGCTTTAGTCAGATGTTTGAGGAAAATTAA
- a CDS encoding DUF3883 domain-containing protein — protein sequence MAKAPGWTDDEVEALIESYLEMLKLDLPSLPYSKAEYRRQLMPKLNGRSHSSIEYKYQNLSAVLDELGLPRIDGYQPAKNYQKRLKVIVENYLHHSGDSFFRELRKIADLETPVAKLAHWQSVLVDAPNLNELPLGKVHQHVRKPIKIDYFKRELLNRSLGLAGEKFVVEFERQRLISLGLADLSAEIEHTSQAEGDGTGFDICSFDEQGREHFIEVKTTRGSQNAPFFISPNEIAFSNEYPDQFSIYRVFSYSRQPRLFRMPGEVARNFDIKPSMFMANIKKVF from the coding sequence ATGGCTAAAGCTCCTGGATGGACTGATGATGAAGTAGAAGCATTGATCGAGAGTTATCTTGAGATGCTAAAACTTGATTTGCCCAGTCTGCCGTATAGCAAAGCTGAATATCGACGTCAGTTAATGCCCAAGCTGAATGGACGCAGCCACTCTTCAATTGAATATAAGTATCAAAACCTTTCAGCAGTTCTTGATGAGCTAGGGTTGCCTCGGATTGATGGTTACCAGCCTGCTAAAAATTATCAAAAACGGCTCAAAGTAATAGTTGAAAATTATTTGCACCACTCTGGAGATTCATTCTTCCGTGAGTTGAGGAAAATTGCTGATCTTGAAACTCCTGTTGCTAAGTTAGCTCATTGGCAGTCAGTTCTGGTTGACGCACCAAATTTAAATGAATTGCCATTAGGCAAGGTACATCAGCATGTAAGAAAGCCAATAAAAATTGATTACTTTAAGCGAGAGTTATTGAATCGTTCTTTAGGTTTGGCAGGTGAAAAGTTTGTGGTTGAATTTGAGAGGCAACGACTGATATCTCTTGGCCTCGCTGATTTATCAGCTGAAATTGAACATACTTCTCAAGCAGAAGGTGACGGTACAGGTTTTGATATTTGCTCTTTTGATGAACAAGGTCGAGAGCATTTTATTGAAGTTAAAACTACTCGGGGTTCACAAAATGCGCCCTTTTTTATCTCTCCCAATGAAATAGCTTTTTCAAACGAGTATCCAGATCAGTTTTCAATTTATCGGGTGTTTTCATATTCGAGACAACCACGGTTGTTTCGAATGCCAGGAGAGGTTGCGAGGAATTTTGATATTAAACCTTCAATGTTTATGGCGAACATAAAAAAAGTTTTTTAG
- the hemL gene encoding glutamate-1-semialdehyde 2,1-aminomutase, protein MSKSHDLFVKAQDAIPGGVNSPVRAFKGVGGDPVFMKRAKGAYMYDADDKAYVDYIGSWGPMVLGHNHPEVVAEVHAAVDRGMSFGAPTEIEIQAAEMVRKLVPSMEQVRMVSSGTEATMSAIRLARGFTGRDTIVKFEGCYHGHGDSLLVKAGSGLLTLGTPSSPGVPADLAKHTLTLDYNNLEQAQQMFAEKGSQIACLILEPVAGNMNCIPPVPGFLEGLRKLCDESGTVLIFDEVMTGFRVALGGAQAYYGITPDLSTFGKVIGGGMPVGAFGGKREIMNYIAPLGPVYQAGTLSGNPVAMSAGLKTMQLISQPGFYEALTETTAKLVAGLQQKADEAGIPFFSRSIGGMFGLFFTDQGPVDNFEQITNCDTERFGKFFHLMLEQGIYLAPSAYEAGFVSAAHTDEEIQKTLNAAEKAFSQL, encoded by the coding sequence ATGAGCAAATCCCACGACCTATTCGTAAAAGCCCAAGATGCAATCCCCGGCGGTGTTAATTCCCCGGTAAGAGCTTTTAAAGGCGTTGGCGGTGATCCGGTATTTATGAAACGCGCTAAAGGCGCTTATATGTACGATGCCGATGACAAAGCCTATGTCGATTATATTGGCTCATGGGGCCCAATGGTATTGGGTCACAACCATCCAGAAGTGGTGGCAGAAGTTCACGCGGCGGTTGATCGTGGCATGAGTTTTGGTGCACCGACTGAAATTGAAATCCAAGCCGCAGAAATGGTTCGCAAGCTAGTACCTTCAATGGAACAGGTGCGCATGGTGAGCTCCGGCACCGAAGCTACCATGAGTGCGATTCGCCTCGCCCGTGGTTTTACTGGTCGCGATACCATTGTGAAATTTGAAGGCTGCTACCACGGCCACGGTGATTCACTGTTGGTTAAAGCCGGTTCTGGTTTGCTGACCTTGGGCACTCCAAGTTCTCCAGGTGTTCCTGCTGATTTGGCAAAACACACCCTGACGCTGGATTACAACAATCTGGAACAAGCGCAGCAGATGTTTGCCGAGAAAGGCTCGCAAATTGCCTGCCTGATTTTAGAACCCGTTGCTGGCAACATGAACTGCATTCCACCAGTACCCGGTTTCTTGGAAGGCCTGCGCAAGTTATGTGACGAATCTGGCACCGTACTGATTTTTGATGAAGTCATGACCGGTTTTAGAGTTGCTTTAGGTGGTGCCCAAGCTTATTACGGCATCACGCCAGACTTATCGACTTTCGGTAAAGTGATTGGCGGCGGCATGCCAGTTGGCGCATTTGGCGGCAAACGCGAAATCATGAATTACATCGCACCGCTTGGCCCGGTTTATCAGGCAGGTACCTTGTCAGGTAACCCAGTCGCCATGTCCGCCGGTTTAAAAACCATGCAGCTAATCAGCCAGCCAGGTTTTTACGAAGCCCTAACTGAAACCACTGCCAAGCTAGTGGCTGGTTTGCAGCAAAAAGCTGATGAAGCCGGTATTCCATTTTTCAGCCGCAGCATTGGCGGCATGTTTGGTTTGTTTTTCACCGACCAAGGCCCGGTTGATAATTTCGAACAAATCACCAACTGCGATACCGAGCGCTTTGGTAAATTCTTTCACTTAATGCTCGAGCAAGGTATTTACCTGGCACCTTCTGCCTATGAAGCAGGTTTTGTATCTGCCGCGCATACTGATGAAGAAATCCAAAAAACTTTAAATGCCGCAGAAAAGGCATTTTCTCAGTTGTAA
- a CDS encoding YopT-type cysteine protease domain-containing protein yields the protein MPLPPPPPPLSTIRKKESNFTSSKKISYSKTIDIFPQARSIDKNIFISDQNQLLTDKAIAFGGVATKKFRQSAMDKQIGMGAWYKSRIGENGKRWNGICKALSILWIGYHATNKDFWGWLMQGADEIDSIPAATVCNLQAAYRGESNAQFQTPDEMDVMDNEEWTENIFNNMGLSQLRDIVSCTLIAQAKRLSGDSNSHVKQMISEMKKYKNRYQQLSFRGHGSSHAVALWVGRDVTLFDANHGEFWFPSIGSFELWFQFYWANVYSQKYNHDFSLAYWDKKW from the coding sequence ATGCCATTACCACCGCCTCCTCCACCATTATCAACCATTAGAAAAAAAGAAAGTAACTTCACTTCATCTAAAAAAATCAGCTATTCCAAAACTATCGATATTTTCCCTCAGGCGAGAAGCATCGATAAGAACATCTTTATTTCTGATCAAAATCAGTTGTTAACTGACAAAGCAATTGCTTTTGGCGGTGTTGCAACCAAGAAATTCAGACAGTCTGCAATGGATAAACAAATTGGAATGGGTGCTTGGTATAAATCCCGAATTGGAGAGAATGGAAAACGCTGGAATGGTATTTGTAAGGCACTATCCATTCTATGGATTGGCTACCATGCAACTAATAAAGATTTCTGGGGTTGGCTAATGCAAGGCGCTGACGAGATTGATTCAATCCCTGCTGCTACCGTGTGTAATTTGCAAGCAGCCTATCGTGGTGAGAGTAATGCTCAGTTCCAGACTCCCGATGAAATGGATGTAATGGACAACGAAGAGTGGACTGAGAATATATTTAATAATATGGGCCTGTCTCAACTCAGAGATATCGTATCTTGTACGTTAATTGCTCAGGCTAAACGGTTATCTGGAGACTCGAACAGCCATGTAAAGCAAATGATCTCGGAAATGAAAAAATATAAGAATCGCTACCAGCAACTATCATTCCGAGGGCATGGGTCAAGCCATGCAGTTGCGCTTTGGGTTGGCAGAGATGTCACGCTGTTTGACGCTAACCATGGTGAATTTTGGTTCCCATCAATTGGCAGTTTTGAATTATGGTTTCAGTTTTATTGGGCCAATGTTTATAGTCAAAAATATAACCACGATTTCAGCTTGGCCTACTGGGATAAGAAATGGTAA
- a CDS encoding PilT/PilU family type 4a pilus ATPase codes for MSLEKLHAYLTTLSKHDGSDLYLSTGAPPCGKFQGNLKPLSKEKLVAGEVKEMAYAVMDKEQLIEFEEQLEMNLAISLNKIGRFRVNIFRQRNEISIVARNIKADIPSFDSLGLPPQLKEIINTKRGLVLFIGGTGSGKSTSLAALIDHRNSTSSGHIITIEDPIEYVHKHKRCIINQREVGVDTRSYRSALKQTLRQAPDVILIGEIRDRETMEHALAFAETGHLAISTLHANNSNQAIDRIINFFPEERRQQLIMDLAMNLKAFISQRLIKTVDGKRCAAVEVLLGTATIREKILNQEFTGIKAIMEKSEPLGMQTFDSALFKLYKQGLIDFDQAIKNSDSPNNLRLKIKLASENAGIPSDESAMSLVMDSDPSTETEEPEAEISHASPHTPAAKKVGLSLELDSSHSSGQATDNSASTSSVGGMAQFKIDG; via the coding sequence ATGAGCCTGGAAAAACTTCACGCATACCTGACCACCCTATCTAAACATGATGGTTCAGACCTTTACCTCAGTACCGGTGCACCACCTTGTGGCAAGTTTCAGGGCAACCTCAAACCCTTGTCTAAAGAAAAACTGGTTGCCGGTGAAGTGAAGGAAATGGCATATGCCGTGATGGACAAAGAACAGCTGATCGAATTTGAAGAGCAGCTGGAAATGAACTTAGCAATATCGCTTAATAAAATCGGGCGTTTTCGGGTCAATATTTTTCGCCAGCGCAATGAAATTTCGATTGTCGCGAGAAACATCAAAGCCGACATTCCCAGTTTTGACTCACTCGGTCTGCCGCCGCAACTAAAAGAAATTATTAATACCAAACGCGGCTTAGTGTTGTTTATTGGCGGCACCGGTTCGGGTAAATCAACTTCGCTGGCAGCGCTGATTGACCACAGAAACAGCACATCGTCTGGTCATATCATCACCATCGAAGATCCGATTGAATATGTACACAAACACAAACGCTGCATTATTAATCAGCGAGAAGTCGGTGTAGACACCCGCAGCTATCGTTCTGCACTCAAGCAAACCCTGCGCCAAGCACCCGATGTTATTTTAATTGGTGAGATCCGCGACCGGGAAACCATGGAACATGCGCTAGCCTTTGCTGAAACTGGCCACCTCGCCATTTCAACGCTACACGCCAACAACTCCAATCAGGCCATCGACCGCATTATTAACTTCTTCCCCGAAGAACGTCGCCAGCAGTTAATTATGGACTTGGCGATGAACTTAAAAGCGTTTATTTCCCAGCGACTGATTAAAACCGTCGATGGCAAACGCTGCGCCGCAGTAGAAGTTTTGCTCGGCACAGCGACTATTCGAGAAAAAATTCTTAACCAAGAATTTACCGGCATTAAAGCCATTATGGAAAAATCTGAGCCGCTTGGCATGCAAACCTTCGACTCAGCATTATTCAAACTTTATAAACAGGGATTAATCGATTTCGACCAAGCGATTAAAAACTCAGATTCACCGAATAATTTACGCTTAAAAATTAAATTGGCCAGTGAAAATGCCGGTATTCCGAGTGACGAAAGTGCAATGTCGCTGGTAATGGATTCTGACCCATCAACCGAGACGGAAGAACCAGAAGCTGAAATTAGCCACGCATCTCCTCACACACCCGCCGCTAAAAAAGTGGGATTAAGCCTTGAGTTAGATAGCTCCCATAGTTCTGGGCAAGCAACTGATAACTCAGCATCCACTAGTTCGGTTGGCGGTATGGCGCAGTTTAAGATTGATGGTTAA